AAACTGCGAAGGGTGTCGTTTCACGCAGTGCGTCACCGTCTGTCCGGTGGACTGCTTCCACATGGACGAGAAGCGCGTCTACATCGATCCCGAGGAGTGCATCGATTGCGGCGCCTGCATCCCCGAGTGTCCCGTCGAGGCGATCTACGCCGAAGAGGACCTGCCGGCGGACAAGGAGAAGTGGGCGGCCATCAACGCCGAAAAGGCGGCCGAGCTTCC
This is a stretch of genomic DNA from Candidatus Eisenbacteria bacterium. It encodes these proteins:
- a CDS encoding ferredoxin family protein → MPSVVTENCEGCRFTQCVTVCPVDCFHMDEKRVYIDPEECIDCGACIPECPVEAIYAEEDLPADKEKWAAINAEKAAELPSVTEKQEPLPTAEARKKELGF